The Oxalobacter aliiformigenes nucleotide sequence ATTAACCGTTGTCATATTTTTGTTACAACCTGTTGGGGATGTCTTTTTAGACTGCCGGGAAAACGCTTTTTCATTATCTGTTTTGTGATTGTTTTCTTTCTGGATCATACGGCCAGGATTCCTGGCCGGATTTTGCGGTTTTTGTGGGAAAAATACCGGTTCCGGTTTCTTCTTTCCGACAACTCCGGATAAAATGGAGAAAATCTTCCGCGCAGGACAGGCCATTCCATGAATGGAAACGGATGAATGGTTTATGCAGGAGCCCCTTCCGACTCCACCGGGCCGGACAAGGCAAAAAAGGGATGTCCGGAAAACATTTTTTACAGGATGGTGTTTTCCGCAAATGAAAAGGTTTTCCTGCCCGCCACAATAATATGATCCAGAACCCGGATATCCACCAATCCCAACGCCTGCTTGAGTGAACGTGTCAGTGTTTTATCCGCATTGCTGGGTTCCACCGTCCCGGAAGGGTGATTGTGTGCCAAAATGACACTGGCAGCGTTATTCTCCAAAGCAGCTTTGACGACTTCTCTCGGATAAACACTGGTATGCGACAGGGTTCCCCTGAACATTTCATTGCATTCGATCAGCTTGTTTTTGACATCCAGAAACAGCACGACGAAAGACTCATGTGTCTGGCGGCTGAAATAAAGCTGGAGATAGTTCGTCACTTTTTCGGATGAAGACAGTGTCACTCCACTTTGCAAATCTTCTGCCAGCAGTCGTCTTGCAAGCTCTAAAATGGCCTGTAACTGGGCATATTTCGCCGGACCGATTCCATTCAATCCGGCAAAGTCTTTCAGTTTCGCGGAAAAAAGACGTGAGAGGGAACCGAAATGCATCATGATTTCACGTCCCAGATCGACCGCACTTTTTCCGCTTGTTCCTGTTCTCAGGAAAATGGCCAGCAGTTCTGCATCCGACAGTTGACCGGGCCCTCCCTTGATCAAACGTTCACGAGGTCTTTCATGTGACGGCCAGTCAGTAATCGCCATAAACGGAACTTTCGGTCTTATCTGATAATATAGGGACTGTTGCCGGTTTCGTCCGGACCGGCAAAGGTGAGAATTTTATTTCAAAAAATCCGGCTTGACAAAATATCGTATTTACAATCTCTGCCTTTCGGCTCCATGATTCCATGAAAGTTATTCTGGCCCAACCCCGAGGATTCTGCGCCGGTGTCAAACGTGCGATCGAGACCGTCGAGCGTGCTCTGTCTCTTTTCGGCAAACCGGTATATGTCCGTCACGAAATCGTCCACAACACTTACGTCGTCAACCGCCTGAAAGAAAAAGGCGCTGTTTTCATCGAAGAACTGGATGACGTCCCTGCCGGCAGCGTTCTGATCTTTTCCGCGCATGGGGTTTCGCAGGCGATACGGCGCGAA carries:
- the radC gene encoding RadC family protein — its product is MAITDWPSHERPRERLIKGGPGQLSDAELLAIFLRTGTSGKSAVDLGREIMMHFGSLSRLFSAKLKDFAGLNGIGPAKYAQLQAILELARRLLAEDLQSGVTLSSSEKVTNYLQLYFSRQTHESFVVLFLDVKNKLIECNEMFRGTLSHTSVYPREVVKAALENNAASVILAHNHPSGTVEPSNADKTLTRSLKQALGLVDIRVLDHIIVAGRKTFSFAENTIL